The following proteins are encoded in a genomic region of Deltaproteobacteria bacterium:
- a CDS encoding efflux RND transporter periplasmic adaptor subunit: MKRKRIIPLLILIVIGTLAFAFYSYFQNERTPDRIYLSGHIEVSEVDLSFRLPGHVSRLLVDEGHHVEKGDLLAELAPAVFEARRDQARARVREMEARRDSLMMVIRIKEEVAAGDVKKAQAGVSAARARYESLKSGSRIEEIRAAAAALERARVEYLKRKSDFERTERLFKRQIVSASKFEEARTAYDAARASLESAREHYNLVEAGPRTEMVQEGRAMLSGSAATLNVARAGLQEVAKLNLDLQVLQAQLDQARAALALAENDLAETRLYASLSGFVTVKDVEAGEFVQAGAPVLTLVQLNRVWVQTFVPETRLGRVRLGQNAEVTTDSFPDKTYQGRVTYISPEAEFTPKNIQTREERVKLVYRIKVSLDNPNQELKPGMPVDVYLR; this comes from the coding sequence ATGAAAAGGAAAAGGATTATCCCCCTGCTGATTCTGATCGTCATAGGGACCTTAGCGTTTGCTTTTTACAGCTATTTTCAGAATGAAAGAACCCCTGACCGGATTTATCTCTCCGGCCATATTGAGGTCAGTGAGGTGGACTTAAGTTTCCGCCTCCCCGGGCACGTGTCTCGCCTGCTGGTGGATGAGGGACACCATGTTGAAAAGGGCGACCTGCTGGCCGAACTCGCGCCCGCGGTCTTTGAGGCCCGGCGCGATCAGGCCAGGGCCAGGGTGCGGGAGATGGAAGCGCGCCGTGACTCCTTGATGATGGTCATCCGCATTAAGGAGGAGGTTGCGGCCGGGGATGTGAAAAAGGCTCAGGCCGGCGTCTCCGCGGCCCGGGCTCGCTACGAGAGCTTAAAAAGCGGGTCACGGATCGAGGAGATTCGCGCCGCGGCCGCGGCCCTGGAGCGCGCCCGGGTCGAGTATCTGAAGCGCAAGTCAGATTTCGAACGCACGGAGCGCCTTTTCAAGCGCCAGATTGTTTCGGCCAGTAAATTTGAGGAAGCCCGGACAGCCTATGACGCGGCCAGGGCCAGCCTTGAGTCGGCCCGGGAGCATTACAACCTTGTCGAAGCCGGACCGCGTACCGAGATGGTCCAGGAAGGTCGAGCCATGCTTTCCGGCTCAGCCGCCACCCTGAACGTGGCCAGGGCCGGGCTGCAGGAGGTGGCAAAGTTAAATCTGGATTTGCAGGTCCTTCAGGCTCAGCTGGACCAGGCCAGGGCCGCCCTGGCGTTAGCGGAAAACGATCTGGCTGAAACCAGGCTCTACGCTTCACTTTCCGGGTTCGTGACCGTGAAGGACGTGGAGGCCGGGGAGTTCGTTCAGGCCGGTGCGCCGGTCCTGACCCTGGTCCAGCTTAATCGGGTCTGGGTGCAGACCTTTGTCCCGGAAACCCGGCTCGGTCGGGTGCGTCTGGGTCAGAATGCGGAAGTGACGACCGACAGCTTTCCAGATAAGACCTATCAAGGCCGGGTGACCTACATCTCGCCTGAGGCCGAGTTCACCCCCAAGAATATTCAAACGCGCGAGGAACGGGTCAAGCTGGTTTACCGCATCAAGGTCTCGCTGGATAACCCCAACCAGGAGCTTAAACCGGGCATGCCGGTGGACGTTTATCTCAGGTAA
- a CDS encoding TetR family transcriptional regulator has translation MTGGSKSQDRKPGSAEQRILAAASAEFADKGFYGARTQTIADAAGLNKAMLHYYFRSKDNLYRTVLKDNFTRIWRQLEEIFLQQEPMSTRLDRIVDLYLDTFALNPNLLKLMLREMAGGGERLKQLLTELSAAGAAPVGLLGQASLDLKINQEEVLQVFLSVISMCVFTFVVTPFLTTLFNYDSSELESFRTRRRASIKAMLKAYLKEE, from the coding sequence ATGACCGGCGGTTCGAAATCTCAAGATCGAAAACCAGGCTCAGCCGAACAGAGAATCCTGGCCGCAGCCTCTGCCGAGTTTGCAGACAAAGGCTTTTATGGGGCCAGGACCCAGACCATTGCGGACGCAGCCGGCCTGAACAAGGCCATGCTCCATTACTACTTCCGCTCAAAAGACAACCTCTACCGCACGGTCCTTAAGGACAACTTCACAAGGATCTGGAGGCAGCTCGAGGAGATTTTTTTGCAGCAGGAACCGATGTCAACTCGCCTGGACCGCATAGTGGACCTTTACCTGGACACCTTTGCTTTAAATCCGAACTTGTTAAAATTAATGCTCAGGGAAATGGCCGGTGGCGGAGAAAGGCTCAAACAGCTCCTGACCGAGCTCAGCGCTGCCGGTGCGGCGCCGGTTGGATTGCTCGGGCAGGCCTCCTTGGATCTGAAAATCAACCAGGAGGAGGTCTTGCAGGTGTTTCTTAGCGTCATCAGCATGTGCGTTTTTACCTTTGTCGTCACCCCATTTCTGACCACCTTGTTCAATTATGATTCTTCTGAACTAGAATCTTTTAGAACCAGGCGGCGGGCCTCCATCAAGGCCATGCTCAAGGCGTATCTTAAAGAGGAATGA